One window of the Anaeromyxobacter dehalogenans 2CP-C genome contains the following:
- a CDS encoding metallophosphoesterase, with translation MRRCARALAAMAVALVGASGCCTCVDLDYTYRSGAARAPAAAPPFSPLLRVLHVADIGEPNCQQRAVSDAMAAAHRRAPFDLAVAPGDNVYNCGPDATLPGAADCRFADDGNGVAAGYAAPADPSFARFEDAFAPLAGVPIHLALGNHDVATAGSCAVPGVEPATAARRKACLEVAHASPLWSMPGRHYAVDRGPARFIVVDTNLLGGDYAGFTFADEEAFVAAAAAGCDGRACFLVGHHPAVTAGSHHDDATPEYLARVDRLLAAGQGRIRAWLAGHDHDLQHLRTPGGVDVLVSGNGSRARGAERFRERSAPGAELLFAAVRWGFGVLEVGDGGWRYRFESDDGTALYCCAAAGTGRCEPVACR, from the coding sequence GTGAGGCGCTGCGCCCGGGCGCTCGCGGCCATGGCCGTGGCGCTCGTGGGCGCCTCCGGCTGCTGCACCTGCGTGGACCTCGACTACACCTACCGGAGCGGCGCGGCCCGGGCGCCGGCGGCCGCCCCGCCCTTCTCGCCGCTGCTCCGCGTGCTGCACGTCGCGGACATCGGCGAGCCGAACTGCCAGCAGCGCGCCGTCTCCGACGCCATGGCCGCGGCGCACCGGCGGGCGCCGTTCGACCTCGCGGTCGCGCCCGGCGACAACGTCTACAACTGCGGGCCCGACGCCACCCTCCCCGGCGCGGCCGACTGCCGCTTCGCCGACGACGGGAACGGCGTCGCCGCCGGGTACGCCGCCCCCGCCGACCCGAGCTTCGCGCGCTTCGAGGACGCGTTCGCGCCGCTGGCGGGCGTGCCCATCCACCTCGCGCTCGGGAACCACGACGTCGCCACCGCCGGGAGCTGCGCGGTGCCGGGCGTGGAGCCGGCCACCGCGGCGCGGCGCAAGGCCTGCCTCGAGGTGGCGCACGCGTCGCCGCTCTGGTCCATGCCCGGCCGGCACTACGCGGTGGACCGCGGCCCCGCGCGCTTCATCGTGGTGGACACGAACCTCCTCGGGGGCGACTACGCCGGCTTCACCTTCGCCGACGAGGAGGCGTTCGTGGCCGCGGCGGCCGCGGGCTGCGACGGGCGCGCCTGCTTCCTGGTCGGCCACCACCCCGCCGTCACCGCCGGCTCGCACCACGACGACGCGACGCCGGAGTACCTCGCGCGCGTCGATCGCCTGCTCGCGGCCGGCCAGGGCCGGATCCGGGCCTGGCTCGCCGGCCACGATCACGACCTGCAGCACCTGCGCACGCCGGGCGGCGTGGACGTGCTCGTGTCCGGCAACGGCTCCCGCGCGCGCGGCGCCGAGCGCTTCCGCGAGCGCTCCGCGCCCGGCGCCGAGCTGCTCTTCGCCGCGGTGCGCTGGGGCTTCGGCGTGCTCGAGGTGGGCGACGGCGGCTGGCGCTACCGCTTCGAGTCGGACGACGGCACCGCGCTCTACTGCTGCGCGGCCGCGGGCACGGGTCGCTGCGAGCCGGTCGCGTGCCGGTGA
- the folD gene encoding bifunctional methylenetetrahydrofolate dehydrogenase/methenyltetrahydrofolate cyclohydrolase FolD, which translates to MNLIDGKQIAAKVKGEVATEVRALAARGVQTGLTVVRVGDDPASAIYVRGKRKDCEEVGITSVEHHLPVTTTQAELLALIARLNADPAVHGILVQLPLPKHVDERAVLDAISPAKDADGFHPFNVGALSIGIAGVPRPCTPAGVMRMLDEARVDPKGKRALVVGRSNIVGKPMAMMLLERHATVTIAHSRTADLAGEVGRADILVAAIGKAELVKGAWVKEGAVVIDVGMNRLADGKLVGDVEFAAAAARASAITPVPGGVGPMTRAMLLVNTVELAKRVAR; encoded by the coding sequence ATGAACCTCATCGACGGCAAGCAGATCGCGGCGAAGGTGAAGGGCGAGGTGGCGACCGAGGTCCGCGCGCTGGCCGCCCGCGGCGTGCAGACGGGCCTCACCGTGGTCCGGGTGGGCGACGACCCCGCCTCCGCGATCTACGTGCGCGGGAAGCGCAAGGACTGCGAGGAGGTTGGCATCACCTCGGTGGAGCACCACCTCCCCGTCACCACCACGCAGGCCGAGCTGCTCGCCCTCATCGCGCGGCTGAACGCCGACCCGGCGGTGCACGGCATCCTGGTGCAGCTGCCGCTGCCGAAGCACGTGGACGAGCGCGCGGTGCTCGACGCCATCTCGCCCGCCAAGGACGCCGACGGCTTCCACCCGTTCAACGTGGGCGCGCTCTCGATCGGCATCGCCGGCGTGCCCCGCCCCTGCACGCCCGCCGGCGTGATGCGCATGCTCGACGAGGCCCGGGTCGATCCGAAGGGCAAGCGCGCGCTGGTGGTGGGCCGCTCCAACATCGTGGGCAAGCCGATGGCGATGATGCTGCTCGAGCGGCACGCCACGGTGACCATCGCCCACTCCCGCACCGCCGACCTCGCCGGCGAGGTCGGCCGCGCCGACATCCTGGTGGCCGCCATCGGCAAGGCCGAGCTGGTGAAGGGCGCCTGGGTGAAGGAGGGCGCGGTGGTGATCGACGTCGGCATGAACCGCCTCGCCGACGGGAAGCTGGTGGGCGACGTGGAGTTCGCGGCGGCCGCCGCGCGCGCCTCCGCCATCACCCCGGTGCCGGGCGGCGTCGGCCCGATGACGCGCGCCATGCTGCTCGTCAACACGGTGGAGCTCGCGAAGCGGGTCGCACGGTGA
- a CDS encoding adenosine deaminase — MARELSDLHIHVGGAVAPHILWSIAHDQGFKLPVASYWEFKELISARPGKVRSLDEYLAVMHEWTEKIQSSPQAMERSVYEVIGKEYRSSRVSLIELRFNPMKRNVGGERDLDHIIHAALRGMDRAVLEYGVQAGLIFCLAREFPAHLNEILVEKAIKYRRRGVVGIDLAGTERHALELMPAEVGRYRELYARARRAGLKTTVHTGETATTGAEGVRAVVEQLEPHRIGHGICAARDEKVMDLLRERGVVLEICPSSNLATRAVGSIEELGQVLARFWDRGVRFTINTDGPYLLDTNMRAEVRLLRDAGVLAEEQIDQALRWAREATFIGEMP, encoded by the coding sequence ATGGCACGCGAGCTCTCGGACCTGCACATCCACGTCGGCGGCGCCGTGGCGCCGCACATCCTCTGGTCCATCGCCCACGACCAGGGCTTCAAGCTGCCCGTCGCGAGCTACTGGGAGTTCAAGGAGCTGATCTCGGCGCGCCCGGGCAAGGTGCGGTCGCTCGACGAGTACCTGGCGGTGATGCACGAGTGGACCGAGAAGATCCAGTCGTCGCCGCAGGCCATGGAGCGCAGCGTCTACGAGGTCATCGGCAAGGAGTACCGCTCGTCGCGCGTCTCGCTCATCGAGCTGCGCTTCAACCCGATGAAGCGCAACGTCGGCGGCGAGCGCGACCTCGACCACATCATCCACGCGGCGCTCCGCGGCATGGACCGGGCGGTGCTCGAGTACGGGGTGCAGGCCGGGCTCATCTTCTGCCTGGCGCGCGAGTTCCCCGCGCACCTCAACGAGATCCTGGTCGAGAAGGCCATCAAGTACCGGCGGCGCGGGGTGGTCGGCATCGACCTCGCCGGCACCGAGCGCCACGCGCTCGAGCTGATGCCGGCGGAGGTCGGGCGCTACCGCGAGCTGTACGCGCGGGCGCGGCGCGCCGGGCTGAAGACCACCGTCCACACCGGCGAGACGGCCACCACCGGCGCCGAGGGCGTGCGGGCGGTGGTGGAGCAGCTCGAGCCCCACCGCATCGGGCACGGCATCTGCGCGGCGCGCGACGAGAAGGTCATGGACCTGCTCCGCGAGCGCGGCGTGGTGCTGGAGATCTGCCCCAGCTCGAACCTGGCCACGCGCGCGGTGGGGTCGATCGAGGAGCTGGGCCAGGTGCTGGCGCGCTTCTGGGATCGGGGCGTGCGGTTCACCATCAACACCGACGGCCCGTACCTGCTCGACACGAACATGCGCGCCGAGGTGCGCCTGCTGCGCGACGCGGGCGTCCTCGCGGAGGAGCAGATCGACCAGGCGCTGCGCTGGGCGCGGGAGGCGACCTTCATCGGCGAGATGCCCTGA
- a CDS encoding DUF6178 family protein encodes MAKEEKALAPEELARARAALAAAQGKRRLDLVLEARDPQALVRALPADELYFTIRDVGLGDAALLVQLASPEQFKTFLDLDAWRGGAFEPRRALPWLRIARAGAHLDPKAAARWARKLDALDREVLYLVLRDALRLHDLEEDPDPELVSDRFMRTPEGRFVIEFEVEGTEYLAVRGLLDDLYARDAFQATRLLSAIRSELPSELEETALRWRTGRLADLGFPSLEEALSWFAQPPRAPAHPAGPPPARPPGFLLARLGAGSPLDAAAAALPAGERDVLEREIVAAANAVLVADAVDPSDLDAVRGAFAAARAMLELGLARLAGADPDRAAQVLAETPVKRLFQEGFGRVLELKWRAERLLAGGGAGTRAAPLLDAPLGEAVAALAAKRPRYFPGLEAPRDEWGTLSAGGHEPRRFLAAAELDRTVAALGLAEGLAGLAQALGLAGGNAEGPLAPRLSTLYLTALANERLGRAFRPDPLARAELPAAARALAAIDDPRLASGGEAGALLLELARAGAAELAPLAEGGAARPEHLSAVLVRDPS; translated from the coding sequence ATGGCCAAGGAAGAGAAGGCGCTCGCACCCGAGGAGCTCGCGCGCGCGCGGGCGGCGCTGGCCGCGGCGCAGGGGAAGCGGCGCCTCGACCTGGTGCTGGAGGCGCGGGACCCGCAGGCGCTGGTCCGCGCGCTGCCCGCCGACGAGCTCTACTTCACCATCCGCGACGTGGGGCTCGGCGACGCGGCGCTGCTCGTCCAGCTCGCCTCCCCCGAGCAGTTCAAGACCTTCCTCGACCTCGACGCCTGGCGCGGCGGCGCGTTCGAGCCCCGCCGCGCCCTCCCCTGGCTCCGGATCGCCCGCGCCGGCGCGCACCTCGACCCGAAGGCGGCGGCGCGCTGGGCCCGCAAGCTGGACGCGCTCGACCGCGAGGTGCTGTACCTGGTGCTGCGCGACGCGCTCCGCCTGCACGACCTCGAGGAGGACCCGGATCCCGAGCTGGTGTCCGACCGGTTCATGCGGACGCCGGAGGGGCGCTTCGTGATCGAGTTCGAGGTGGAGGGCACCGAGTACCTGGCGGTGCGCGGCCTGCTCGACGATCTGTACGCGCGCGACGCGTTCCAGGCGACGCGGCTCCTCTCGGCCATCCGCAGCGAGCTGCCCAGCGAGCTGGAGGAGACGGCGCTGCGCTGGCGCACCGGCCGCCTCGCCGACCTCGGCTTCCCCTCGCTGGAGGAGGCGCTCTCGTGGTTCGCGCAGCCGCCTCGCGCGCCGGCCCACCCCGCCGGCCCTCCCCCGGCGCGGCCGCCAGGGTTCCTGCTGGCGAGGCTCGGCGCCGGGTCGCCGCTGGACGCCGCGGCCGCGGCGCTCCCCGCCGGCGAGCGCGACGTGCTGGAGCGCGAGATCGTCGCGGCGGCCAACGCGGTGCTGGTCGCCGACGCGGTGGACCCGTCCGACCTCGACGCGGTGCGCGGCGCGTTCGCCGCCGCCCGCGCCATGCTGGAGCTGGGCCTCGCCCGCCTCGCCGGGGCCGATCCCGACCGCGCCGCCCAGGTGCTGGCCGAGACGCCGGTGAAGCGGCTGTTCCAGGAAGGCTTCGGGCGCGTGCTCGAGCTGAAGTGGCGCGCCGAGCGGCTGCTGGCCGGCGGCGGCGCGGGGACCCGCGCGGCGCCGCTGCTCGACGCGCCGCTGGGCGAGGCGGTGGCGGCGCTCGCCGCGAAGCGCCCGCGCTACTTCCCGGGCCTGGAGGCGCCCCGGGACGAGTGGGGCACCCTGTCCGCCGGCGGGCACGAGCCGCGCCGGTTCCTCGCCGCGGCGGAGCTGGACCGCACCGTCGCCGCGCTCGGCCTGGCCGAGGGGCTGGCCGGGCTGGCGCAGGCGCTGGGGCTCGCCGGCGGCAACGCCGAGGGGCCGCTCGCGCCGCGCCTCTCGACGCTGTACCTCACCGCGCTCGCCAACGAGCGGCTGGGCCGCGCGTTCCGGCCGGATCCGCTCGCGCGCGCGGAGCTGCCGGCCGCGGCGCGGGCGCTCGCCGCGATCGACGACCCGCGGCTCGCCTCCGGCGGCGAGGCCGGGGCGCTGCTGCTGGAGCTGGCGCGGGCGGGCGCGGCCGAGCTCGCGCCGCTCGCCGAGGGCGGGGCGGCGCGGCCCGAGCACCTCTCGGCGGTGCTGGTGCGGGACCCGAGCTAG
- a CDS encoding N-acetylmuramic acid 6-phosphate etherase, with protein sequence MRSLPVTEAPHPRGSDLERLPAGRLLARLHEGDREAVRAVGRALPALTRLAEAAAAALGAGGRLVYAGAGTSGRLGALDAAECPPTFGVSPRRVVALVAGGRRALTRAVEGAEDDRAAGAAAVRRARAGSRDLVVGVSASGTTPFVLGALEEARRRGARTALVTSNPAARARAGVRVILETGPELVAGSTRMKAGTAAKMALGLVSTAAFVRLGAVRGGRMVALAPASEKLRRRAVRNVAALAGVGEARARKLLEGCGWSVRDAVDRAGRPAARPRRR encoded by the coding sequence ATGCGCAGCCTCCCGGTCACCGAGGCGCCCCACCCCAGAGGCTCGGATCTCGAGCGGCTCCCCGCGGGCCGCCTCCTCGCCCGTCTCCACGAGGGCGACCGGGAGGCGGTGCGCGCGGTGGGCCGCGCCTTGCCCGCGCTCACCCGCCTGGCCGAGGCCGCCGCCGCCGCGCTCGGCGCGGGGGGGCGACTCGTGTACGCCGGCGCAGGCACGAGCGGGCGGCTGGGCGCGCTCGACGCCGCCGAGTGCCCGCCCACGTTCGGCGTGTCGCCTCGCCGCGTCGTGGCGCTGGTGGCCGGCGGCCGCCGCGCGCTCACCCGCGCGGTCGAGGGCGCCGAGGACGACCGGGCGGCCGGGGCCGCCGCGGTGCGCCGCGCGCGCGCCGGGTCCCGGGACCTGGTCGTCGGGGTGAGCGCGTCCGGCACCACGCCGTTCGTGCTCGGCGCGCTGGAGGAGGCCCGCCGGCGCGGCGCCCGGACCGCCCTCGTCACCTCGAACCCGGCCGCCCGCGCGCGGGCCGGGGTGCGCGTGATCCTGGAGACCGGGCCGGAGCTGGTGGCGGGCTCGACGCGCATGAAGGCGGGCACCGCCGCGAAGATGGCGCTCGGGCTGGTGAGCACCGCCGCGTTCGTCCGGCTGGGCGCCGTGCGCGGCGGCCGGATGGTGGCGCTGGCGCCCGCCAGCGAGAAGCTGCGGCGCCGGGCGGTGCGCAACGTCGCCGCGCTCGCCGGGGTGGGCGAGGCGCGCGCCCGGAAGCTGCTGGAGGGGTGCGGCTGGAGCGTGCGCGACGCGGTGGATCGCGCGGGCCGGCCCGCGGCGCGCCCGCGACGCCGCTGA
- the rpmB gene encoding 50S ribosomal protein L28, translating to MARRCEICGKGPLVGNTVSHANNKNKTRSLPNLRSVRANLAGEVRHIRVCTRCLKAGKVVKAGRGRPTASAQA from the coding sequence ATGGCACGCCGCTGCGAGATCTGTGGGAAGGGCCCGCTCGTCGGGAACACCGTCTCCCACGCCAACAACAAGAACAAGACGCGCTCCCTGCCGAACCTCCGCTCGGTCCGCGCCAACCTGGCCGGCGAGGTCCGCCACATCCGCGTGTGCACGCGCTGCCTCAAGGCCGGCAAGGTCGTGAAGGCGGGCCGCGGGCGCCCGACGGCGTCCGCGCAGGCGTAA
- a CDS encoding phytoene desaturase family protein has protein sequence MAQTFRPPATQRIYDVCIVGSQLGGIVAGALLARRGFRVLHVAHDDLGPSYVDAGYVLPWAPAVIPSPRQMPAAEAVLAELGLATDVGRALEPSDPDLQILLPRHRVDVSRDPAALRTELRREWAGEAEALEAGFAELSTLYEFSGFFLKAAPPLPPDGFGERRAVKKALKVASSLPNAPAGEVGEARPFDALRGHELVRSLEIAHRFLTYLDGPPSPLSLARLLGGALRGTHRLAGGQGTLREMIRRRIAESRGELKGGPGEPAAAAGLELDGGRIAAVRLADSPDAFVARAFVLAADAESIRRLLPAGAAEARAARVLEAIRPQRRLVSLNLIVKEAALPPALGENALALRGAEGGDGIDNAVFLQVLPARRDGKKGSADAVPGERVVCAAAFVDAGTTSREALTAASARIREAVADAIPFFERHQVNESSPVLNAPVGPEEAVRLLTHPLYGTELESTLGVTGLPVRSPWKNAFFAGREVLPGLGLEGEFYAGIQAAGHAVAALGRRDVLK, from the coding sequence GTGGCGCAGACCTTCCGACCTCCCGCAACCCAGCGCATCTACGACGTCTGCATCGTCGGCTCGCAGCTCGGCGGCATCGTCGCCGGCGCGCTGCTGGCCCGGCGCGGCTTCCGGGTGCTGCACGTCGCCCACGACGACCTGGGCCCGAGCTACGTGGACGCCGGATACGTGCTGCCCTGGGCGCCCGCGGTCATCCCCTCTCCGCGGCAGATGCCCGCGGCGGAGGCCGTGCTCGCGGAGCTGGGGCTCGCCACCGACGTCGGGCGGGCGCTCGAGCCCTCGGACCCCGATCTCCAGATCCTGCTCCCCCGCCACCGCGTGGACGTCTCGCGCGACCCCGCCGCGCTGCGGACCGAGCTGCGCCGGGAGTGGGCCGGCGAGGCCGAGGCGCTGGAGGCCGGCTTCGCCGAGCTGTCCACGCTCTACGAGTTCTCCGGCTTCTTCCTGAAGGCCGCGCCGCCGCTCCCGCCGGACGGGTTCGGCGAGCGGCGGGCGGTCAAGAAGGCGCTGAAGGTCGCCTCCAGCCTGCCCAACGCGCCCGCCGGCGAGGTCGGCGAGGCCCGGCCCTTCGACGCGCTGCGCGGGCACGAGCTGGTGCGGAGCCTCGAGATCGCGCACCGCTTCCTCACCTACCTGGACGGCCCGCCCTCGCCGCTCTCGCTGGCGCGCCTGCTGGGCGGCGCGCTCCGCGGGACGCACCGGCTGGCCGGCGGCCAGGGGACGCTCCGCGAGATGATCCGCCGGCGCATCGCGGAGTCGCGCGGCGAGCTGAAGGGCGGACCGGGCGAGCCCGCTGCCGCCGCAGGGCTGGAGCTGGACGGCGGCCGCATCGCCGCGGTCCGGCTGGCCGACTCGCCCGACGCGTTCGTGGCCCGGGCGTTCGTGCTCGCCGCCGACGCGGAGTCCATCCGCCGCCTCCTCCCGGCCGGCGCCGCCGAGGCCCGCGCCGCCCGCGTGCTCGAGGCCATCCGCCCGCAGCGCCGGCTCGTCTCGCTGAACCTGATCGTGAAGGAGGCCGCGCTCCCGCCCGCGCTGGGCGAGAACGCGCTCGCGCTCCGCGGCGCGGAGGGCGGCGACGGGATCGACAACGCGGTGTTCCTGCAGGTCCTCCCGGCGCGGCGCGACGGCAAGAAGGGCTCGGCGGACGCGGTCCCGGGCGAGCGGGTGGTCTGCGCCGCGGCGTTCGTGGACGCCGGCACCACCTCGCGCGAGGCGCTGACCGCGGCCTCGGCGCGGATCCGCGAGGCCGTGGCGGACGCCATCCCGTTCTTCGAGCGGCACCAGGTGAACGAGTCGTCCCCGGTGCTCAACGCGCCCGTCGGGCCGGAGGAGGCGGTGCGGCTCCTCACCCATCCGCTCTACGGCACCGAGCTCGAGTCCACGCTCGGCGTGACCGGCCTGCCGGTCCGCTCGCCGTGGAAGAACGCGTTCTTCGCCGGGCGCGAGGTGCTGCCCGGCCTCGGCCTGGAGGGCGAGTTCTACGCGGGCATCCAGGCGGCCGGGCACGCGGTCGCGGCGCTGGGGCGGCGGGACGTTCTGAAGTGA
- the purN gene encoding phosphoribosylglycinamide formyltransferase, which translates to MIRLGVLASGGGTNLQALLDACAGGRVDAQVAVVLSNVPGAGALERARRAGAPAEVLPSKGVADRAAYDLTLVEALRAHRVDLVCLAGYMRLVTPGFLRAFGPDDASRGCPRVMNIHPALLPSFPGLHAARQALDYGARVAGCTVHFVDEGTDTGPIIAQAVVPVLQGDDEAALSARIQAEEHRLYPQAVQWFAQGRLSLEGRRVRLDRCAPHGPSPLRNPPLEG; encoded by the coding sequence GTGATCCGGCTCGGCGTCCTCGCCTCGGGCGGCGGCACGAACCTCCAGGCGCTGCTCGACGCCTGCGCGGGCGGGCGCGTGGACGCGCAGGTCGCGGTGGTGCTCTCGAACGTGCCCGGCGCCGGCGCGCTGGAGCGGGCGCGCCGGGCGGGCGCGCCGGCGGAGGTCCTCCCGTCGAAGGGCGTCGCCGACCGCGCCGCCTACGATCTCACGCTGGTCGAGGCGCTCCGCGCCCACCGCGTGGACCTGGTCTGCCTCGCCGGCTACATGCGCCTGGTCACGCCCGGCTTCCTCCGCGCCTTCGGGCCGGACGACGCCAGCCGGGGCTGCCCGCGGGTGATGAACATCCACCCCGCCCTGCTCCCGTCGTTCCCCGGCCTGCACGCGGCGCGGCAGGCGCTCGACTACGGCGCGCGCGTCGCCGGCTGCACCGTGCACTTCGTGGACGAGGGCACCGACACCGGGCCGATCATCGCGCAGGCGGTGGTCCCGGTGCTCCAGGGCGACGACGAGGCCGCCCTGTCCGCCCGCATCCAGGCCGAGGAGCACCGCCTCTACCCGCAGGCCGTGCAGTGGTTCGCGCAGGGGCGGCTCTCACTGGAGGGGCGCAGGGTGAGGCTCGACCGCTGCGCGCCGCACGGCCCCTCGCCGCTGCGGAACCCGCCGCTGGAAGGGTAG
- the purM gene encoding phosphoribosylformylglycinamidine cyclo-ligase, whose product MSLTYRDAGVDIDEGDRLVDLIKPHARPTLRPEVLGGIGGFGGLFALDVKKYREPVLVSGTDGVGTKLKVAFAADRHDTVGIDLVAMCVNDIAVVGAEPLFFLDYYATGKLSAEQGAEVVKGIAEGCRQAGCALIGGETAELPGFYARGEYDLAGFAVGCVDRPRIVDGTRVARGDVVIGIASSGLHSNGFSLARKALLDRYPLDHRFEGLGGRTLADALLEPTRIYAKDVLALLDQVPVRAFAHITGGGLPGNVPRTLPDGTRAVLEEKRWPRPAIFDVVEREGQVPRDEMYRTFNMGLGLVAVVAPGDEAAAHAALRARGLEAWTVGAIEAGGPGEATCEVVR is encoded by the coding sequence ATGTCCCTGACCTACCGCGACGCAGGCGTCGACATCGACGAGGGCGATCGGCTCGTAGACCTCATCAAGCCGCACGCCCGGCCCACCCTGCGCCCGGAGGTCCTCGGCGGCATCGGCGGGTTCGGCGGCCTCTTCGCGCTCGACGTGAAGAAGTACCGCGAGCCGGTGCTGGTGTCGGGCACGGACGGCGTCGGGACGAAGCTCAAGGTGGCGTTCGCCGCCGATCGCCACGACACGGTGGGCATCGACCTCGTGGCGATGTGCGTGAACGACATCGCGGTGGTGGGCGCCGAGCCGCTCTTCTTCCTCGACTACTACGCCACCGGCAAGCTCAGCGCCGAGCAGGGCGCCGAGGTGGTGAAGGGGATCGCCGAGGGCTGCCGGCAGGCGGGGTGCGCGCTCATCGGCGGCGAGACCGCCGAGCTGCCCGGGTTCTACGCCCGCGGCGAGTACGACCTGGCCGGCTTCGCGGTCGGCTGCGTGGACCGGCCCCGGATCGTGGACGGCACCCGGGTGGCCCGGGGCGACGTCGTGATCGGGATCGCGTCCTCCGGCCTCCATTCCAACGGCTTCTCGCTGGCGCGCAAGGCGCTCCTGGACCGCTACCCGCTCGATCACCGCTTCGAGGGGCTGGGCGGGCGCACGCTGGCGGACGCGCTGCTCGAGCCCACCCGCATCTACGCGAAGGACGTGCTGGCGCTGCTGGACCAGGTGCCGGTCCGGGCGTTCGCGCACATCACCGGCGGCGGGCTGCCCGGCAACGTGCCGCGCACCCTGCCCGACGGCACGCGGGCGGTCCTCGAGGAGAAGCGCTGGCCGCGGCCGGCCATCTTCGACGTGGTCGAGCGCGAGGGGCAGGTCCCGCGCGACGAGATGTACCGCACCTTCAACATGGGCCTGGGCCTGGTGGCGGTGGTCGCGCCCGGCGACGAGGCCGCGGCGCACGCGGCGCTCCGCGCGCGCGGGCTCGAGGCGTGGACCGTGGGCGCCATCGAGGCGGGCGGGCCCGGGGAGGCCACCTGCGAGGTGGTGCGGTGA
- a CDS encoding Crp/Fnr family transcriptional regulator codes for MPDDQLLQRFGREFPRGAVLFREGEPGREMFVVQQGRVTLSKRVGDLEKILASMGPGEFLGEMSILNNRPRSATATCAEDARLLVIDALTFEAMVRGNAEIAIRMVKKLADRLQEAEEQIENLLFHDASSRVVHFLVTAADKASRGPAGHEIEVAPRELAGRVGVRPEEADEALAKLVKAKIVAVRPDGFLVPDVSKLRHFLEFLQVKAQFGGIA; via the coding sequence ATGCCAGACGATCAGCTCCTCCAGCGCTTCGGCAGGGAGTTCCCGCGCGGAGCCGTCCTGTTCCGCGAGGGCGAGCCGGGCCGGGAGATGTTCGTGGTGCAGCAGGGCCGGGTGACCCTCTCGAAGCGCGTCGGCGACCTGGAGAAGATCCTCGCGTCGATGGGGCCGGGCGAGTTCCTGGGCGAGATGTCGATCCTGAACAACCGGCCGCGCTCGGCCACCGCCACGTGCGCGGAGGACGCCCGGCTGCTGGTGATCGACGCCCTGACGTTCGAGGCGATGGTCCGCGGCAACGCCGAGATCGCCATCCGGATGGTCAAGAAGCTGGCGGACCGCCTGCAGGAGGCCGAGGAGCAGATCGAGAACCTGCTCTTCCACGACGCCTCGTCGCGGGTGGTCCACTTCCTCGTCACCGCGGCGGACAAGGCGTCCCGGGGCCCGGCCGGTCACGAGATCGAGGTCGCGCCGCGCGAGCTCGCCGGCCGGGTGGGGGTCCGGCCGGAGGAGGCCGACGAGGCGCTGGCCAAGCTGGTGAAGGCGAAGATCGTCGCCGTCCGCCCGGACGGCTTCCTGGTGCCGGACGTCTCGAAGCTCCGCCACTTCCTCGAGTTCCTTCAGGTGAAGGCGCAGTTCGGGGGCATCGCGTGA
- the accD gene encoding acetyl-CoA carboxylase, carboxyltransferase subunit beta, whose product MAWFSKQKKLKSKESTPAAPPAPAAKGEGIWYKCDACGEVVPRAEYERSWNVCPSCGNHDALPVRRRFDLVLDPGTFQELDAELTPQDPLGFSDSKKYRDRLRSTFKASGLRDAFISGVGAIGGQPVSLGSFAFEFMGGSMGSVVGEKVARVFDRAYERRIPAIVFSSTGGARMQEGIFSLMQMAKTSAALHRFRSVRKPYVSVMLHPTTGGVAASFAWLGDVVIAEPKALIGFAGPRVIEQTIREKLPPGFQRSEFLLEHGMIDAIVPRLEMREKLRQLLSLVG is encoded by the coding sequence ATGGCCTGGTTCTCCAAGCAGAAGAAGCTGAAGTCGAAGGAGTCCACCCCCGCCGCGCCGCCCGCGCCCGCCGCGAAGGGCGAGGGCATCTGGTACAAGTGCGACGCCTGCGGCGAGGTGGTGCCGCGCGCCGAGTACGAGCGGAGCTGGAACGTCTGCCCGTCCTGCGGCAACCACGACGCCCTGCCGGTGCGGCGCCGCTTCGACCTGGTCCTCGACCCGGGCACGTTCCAGGAGCTCGACGCGGAGCTCACGCCGCAGGACCCGCTCGGCTTCTCCGACTCCAAGAAGTACCGCGACCGGCTCAGGTCCACCTTCAAGGCCTCGGGCCTGCGCGACGCGTTCATCTCCGGCGTGGGCGCCATCGGCGGCCAGCCGGTGTCGCTCGGCTCCTTCGCGTTCGAGTTCATGGGCGGCTCGATGGGATCGGTGGTGGGCGAGAAGGTCGCCCGGGTGTTCGACCGCGCCTACGAGCGCCGCATCCCGGCCATCGTGTTCAGCTCCACCGGCGGCGCGCGCATGCAGGAGGGCATCTTCTCCCTCATGCAGATGGCGAAGACCTCGGCGGCGCTGCACCGCTTCCGCTCGGTGCGCAAGCCGTACGTGTCGGTGATGCTGCACCCGACCACCGGCGGCGTGGCGGCGAGCTTCGCCTGGCTGGGCGACGTGGTGATCGCCGAGCCGAAGGCGCTCATCGGCTTCGCCGGCCCGCGCGTGATCGAGCAGACCATCCGCGAGAAGCTGCCGCCCGGGTTCCAGCGCAGCGAGTTCCTGCTCGAGCACGGCATGATCGACGCGATCGTGCCGCGCCTGGAGATGCGCGAGAAGCTCCGCCAGCTCCTCTCGCTGGTGGGCTGA